One genomic segment of Centroberyx gerrardi isolate f3 chromosome 4, fCenGer3.hap1.cur.20231027, whole genome shotgun sequence includes these proteins:
- the LOC139909501 gene encoding P2Y purinoceptor 6-like: MGNTQVQAPEKPFCDLGSPGQEGLLVVQLRMMPAFFLGVLILGLPLNLLSLWIFFHRLRRWTRSSVLLFNLTLADTSWLLALPFLVQYHLDKLYWSFGLPLCKAVRLLYHNYFYLSIFFVTCISLDRYLAIVHPLRSLVLLGRRQTCLLCVVVWTVTLLTSIPVANMTLIQSCPGINRTVCTLYILLKETEESLPYSLFCSIAGFLFPLVSICYCCLRSVRELRHRPGLPNPRSKQRRLRRVLSAALILFALFYLPYHLSRNAAIVMRTVYPDSPASWQPTDLLFSLEMCFCSLSTCVNPLFSCFIGGQFRREFHDTFSVLFPQCPGTKLAPVLSQRERRTEGQRQGMTTVTPLCILPRP; this comes from the exons ATGGGCAACACTCAAGTTCAG GCTCCAGAGAAACCCTTCTGCGACCTGGGCAGCCCGGGCCAGGAGGGGCTGCTGGTGGTGCAGCTCCGCATGATGCCAGCCTTCTTCCTGGGGGTGCTGATCCTCGGGCTGCCCCTCAACCTGCTCTCCCTCTGGATCTTCTTCCACCGCCTACGGCGCTGGACCCGCAGCTCGGTCCTCCTCTTCAACTTGACCCTGGCTGACACCTCCTGGCTGCTGGCCTTGCCTTTCCTCGTCCAGTACCATCTGGACAAACTGTACTGGAGCTTCGGCCTGCCGTTATGCAAGGCTGTTCGGCTGCTGTACCACAACTACTTTTACCTCAGCATCTTCTTTGTCACCTGCATCAGTTTGGACCGCTACCTCGCCATTGTGCACCCGCTGCGCTCCCTGGTGCTGCTGGGCCGCCGGCAGacctgcctgctgtgtgtggtgGTCTGGACGGTGACACTTCTCACCAGCATACCTGTTGCCAACATGACTCTGATCCAGTCCTGCCCTGGGATCAACCGCACCGTCTGTACCTTATACATACTGCTGAAGGAGACCGAGGAGAGCCTGCCCTACTCCCTCTTCTGCTCCATCGCTGGCTTCCTCTTCCCGCTGGTTTCCATCTGCTACTGCTGCCTGCGCAGTGTCCGAGAGCTGCGCCACCGCCCCGGCCTCCCCAACCCGCGCAGCAAGCAGCGGCGGCTCCGGCGCGTGCTGAGCGCAGCGCTGATCCTCTTCGCGCTGTTCTACCTGCCGTACCACCTGAGCCGCAACGCTGCCATCGTGATGCGGACAGTCTACCCCGACAGCCCCGCTTCCTGGCAGCCGACAGACCTGCTGTTTTCCCTGGAGATGTGCTTCTGTAGCCTCAGCACCTGTGTTAACCCTCTGTTCAGCTGCTTCATAGGCGGCCAGTTCAGGAGGGAGTTTCACGACACCTTTTCCGTGCTGTTCCCCCAGTGTCCAGGCACAAAGTTAGCCCCAGTGCTATCTCAGCGGGAGCGGAGGACAGAGGGGCAAAGGCAAGGGATGACTACTGTCACTCCTCTGTGCATACTGCCCAGACCATAG